The Blattabacterium cuenoti sequence AAAAGACGCTGTCCAATACTTTCTTGATCAAGATGGATTGATTTTAGGTATTTGTAACGGTTTTCAAGCTCTCGTAAAATCTGGATTGTTACCTTATGGAAAAATCTGCTTACGTCATTATCATTCTCCTACACTTACCTATAATGAAATAGGAAAACATATATCTCAATGTGTTCATATTAAGGTTATTAATGATCATTCTCCATGGTTAAATGGAATGAAAAATAAAATATACACTATTCCAATATCTCATAGTGAAGGAAGATTTTATGCTAGTGAAAAAATAACTAAAATTTTATTCAAAAAAAATCAAATTGCAACGCAATATGTAGATTTACAAGGTGTTCCTACCTTAGAAAGGTTTTATAACCCTAATGGATCCGTTGGATCCGTAGAAGGCATATTAAGTGAAGATGGAAAAATTTATGGAAGAATGACTCATCCAGAACGTTATAATCATGGATTGTTAAAAAATATACCGGATATTCATGAACATTCCATTTTTAAAAATGCAGTACAATATTTTCTATAAAAATTACAAATATGACAGTGGCTATAGCTATATTTTGTGGAAGCGCATCCGACAAATCGACTATGCAAATAGCGGAAGAAATATTAAATAAATTCAATATAAATAATAAAACTTATGTTATATCTGCACATCGTTTGCCCGATATCCTATCAAATACAATAAAAAAAATTGAATCTACAAAGGGAATGGAATTAATTATTGCCGGAGCTGGTTTATCTGCTCATTTACCAGGAATAATTGCTTCAAAAACTATTTTACCTGTTATCGGAGTTCCAATCCATTCCCATAATGGTGGATTGTTAGGAGGGCTAGACGCTCTTTTTTCCATTGTGCAAATGCCTAAGGATGTTCCTGTTGCTACAGTTGGAATCAATAATGCCTATAATGCTGCTTTATTAGCTATTCACATATTATCTATAAAATATGACGAAATCAAAAAATTATTACTAAAATTCAGAATGGAAAGGAGAGAAAAATTAGTTACTGAAATAGAGCAATATTTATGATTATGAGCAGCATAATTAAAAGAAATCTTTTATTAGAAGGAAAAACAAAAAAAATATATTCTACAGAGAATCCGTATGAGGTCATTATTCATTATAAAGATAGCATAACTGCTTTGGATGGATTAAAGAAAGATTTCTTACAAGACAAAGGAATTTTGAATAATGAAATCAGCACATTTATCTTTAAGTTTATTAATTCTTATGGAATACAAACTCATTTTATTC is a genomic window containing:
- the purE gene encoding 5-(carboxyamino)imidazole ribonucleotide mutase — translated: MAIAIFCGSASDKSTMQIAEEILNKFNINNKTYVISAHRLPDILSNTIKKIESTKGMELIIAGAGLSAHLPGIIASKTILPVIGVPIHSHNGGLLGGLDALFSIVQMPKDVPVATVGINNAYNAALLAIHILSIKYDEIKKLLLKFRMERREKLVTEIEQYL